Proteins from a genomic interval of Desulfurobacteriaceae bacterium:
- the msrA gene encoding peptide-methionine (S)-S-oxide reductase MsrA — protein sequence MKFKKATFAGGCFWCLEEIFSKIEGVVEVIPGYAGGFTENPTYEEVCSGKTGHVEAVQVIYDPTKVSYKDLLIAFWTSIDPTDDGGQFADRGNQYRTVIFYHDEEQRNLAEKSKKILLESGLFSEPIATRVKPFKNFFEAEDYHKKFFKKEPMRYYHYKINSGRDTYCKIVWEKKNGRKILQEKL from the coding sequence TTGAAGTTTAAAAAAGCGACCTTTGCAGGAGGATGTTTTTGGTGTCTTGAGGAGATCTTTTCAAAAATAGAAGGGGTTGTAGAAGTTATTCCTGGTTATGCTGGAGGTTTTACCGAAAATCCAACTTACGAGGAAGTCTGTAGTGGCAAAACAGGACACGTTGAAGCAGTACAAGTAATTTATGATCCAACAAAAGTTTCCTATAAAGATCTTCTCATAGCTTTTTGGACTTCAATAGACCCAACAGACGATGGTGGACAGTTCGCAGATAGGGGAAATCAGTATAGAACGGTTATTTTTTACCACGACGAAGAACAAAGGAATCTAGCCGAAAAAAGCAAGAAAATACTCTTAGAAAGTGGGCTTTTTTCAGAGCCAATAGCTACGAGAGTTAAACCTTTCAAGAACTTTTTTGAGGCTGAGGACTATCATAAAAAGTTTTTCAAAAAGGAACCAATGAGGTATTACCACTACAAAATAAACTCTGGAAGAGATACATACTGCAAAATAGTGTGGGAAAAGAAAAATGGAAGGAAAATCTTGCAAGAAAAACTTTAA
- a CDS encoding ketopantoate reductase family protein: protein MKFAIFGTGGVGGFYGGMIARAGKEVVFIARGQQLKAMKEKGLTVESVKFGKWTVKEDGRKVIFTDDPLKAPKVDVVLVCVKSYDTEKVAPQLLPMLKETSVVVSVQNGIENEEILAKFVGENRVLGATAFIGAYVKEPGLIVHEAAGLLEIGEMDGKPSERVEKLVEELKSCGIEARASRDIRYTLWKKFVWNVAFNPYSVITRSTVGEMLSLPESYEILRNLMLECYEVAKAYGVELKTKIMERYLESSEDLKNYKTSMLLDFEKGKPIELEGITGALIRKAERKGIDVPYNKFIYGTVKLLLRKRGQKGGD from the coding sequence ATGAAATTCGCAATATTCGGCACTGGAGGAGTTGGCGGTTTTTACGGTGGAATGATTGCAAGAGCTGGAAAAGAGGTTGTATTTATAGCAAGAGGCCAACAACTAAAGGCTATGAAAGAAAAAGGATTAACTGTTGAGAGTGTGAAGTTTGGAAAATGGACTGTAAAAGAAGATGGAAGGAAGGTCATATTCACTGATGATCCTTTAAAAGCCCCAAAAGTAGATGTAGTTCTTGTATGCGTGAAGTCTTACGATACGGAAAAAGTTGCCCCTCAACTTTTACCTATGTTGAAGGAAACAAGCGTTGTTGTTTCTGTCCAAAACGGAATTGAAAATGAAGAAATACTTGCAAAGTTTGTTGGAGAAAATAGAGTATTAGGAGCAACCGCCTTTATAGGAGCATACGTTAAAGAACCTGGTCTCATAGTGCATGAAGCTGCAGGTTTACTTGAAATAGGGGAAATGGACGGAAAACCATCAGAAAGGGTAGAAAAACTTGTAGAAGAACTCAAATCATGCGGAATAGAAGCAAGAGCATCTCGCGACATTCGTTATACACTCTGGAAAAAGTTTGTTTGGAATGTGGCATTTAACCCCTACTCTGTCATAACAAGATCAACAGTTGGAGAGATGCTTTCTCTTCCTGAAAGTTATGAGATCTTGAGGAACCTAATGCTTGAGTGTTATGAAGTTGCAAAAGCTTACGGAGTAGAACTCAAAACTAAGATTATGGAAAGATACTTAGAATCTTCAGAAGATTTAAAAAACTACAAAACTTCCATGCTCCTTGATTTTGAGAAAGGTAAACCAATAGAACTTGAAGGTATAACAGGAGCTCTTATTAGGAAAGCTGAAAGAAAAGGAATTGATGTTCCTTATAACAAGTTCATTTACGGAACGGTAAAACTTCTACTTAGAAAGAGAGGACAAAAAGGTGGAGATTAA
- a CDS encoding Smr/MutS family protein, translated as IEDNNKLRELRAEEKEEIKNILFELSKLLSGRLKELEESFKALIEIDKRYAISMISIKLNGTFPEFENYIDLKEAKHPLLILSQKEVVPIDVRVKNGLVITGPNTGGKTVCLKTVGLLSIMAQAGFLIPVKEGSTLRIFKKWMVDIGDEQSIEQNLSTFSAHIKKISEILKEANENSLVLLDELGAGTDPIEGSTLAVGILKYLKDRKAKVIATTHFTPVKLFAYKDDYYDVASVMFDEKTLKPLYKLAYGIIGRSYALLIAKRFGIPQEVIDTARSLLTSEDRLAEDIIAALEKEYQKLSEERKEVEKIKETLKKKEEELQEKEKFLRQKYAKEIEKFIEELKEKSDEILKKEASKAKQEIKQIVITARNRAEALKEIPKKKEKEIKCGDTVKILKSGRKGKVLEIDKNKNLAKVLIGNLKVDVKLSQLELVEEIVKEEDIVKVNVKKPQKFFPELKLLGLRGEEALRKVEEFLDNANLVGIKRVKIVHGYGTGILKRLVREYLKESPYVKSFRPGSIEEGGDGVTIVELV; from the coding sequence TTATTGAAGACAATAACAAGTTAAGGGAGCTAAGGGCAGAAGAAAAAGAGGAAATAAAAAACATTCTTTTTGAACTTTCAAAACTTTTGTCAGGAAGGTTAAAAGAGCTTGAGGAAAGCTTTAAGGCACTAATAGAAATTGACAAACGCTATGCAATTTCTATGATTTCCATAAAACTTAACGGTACCTTCCCAGAATTTGAAAACTATATAGACCTAAAGGAAGCTAAACACCCTCTTCTAATCCTCTCTCAAAAAGAGGTTGTTCCTATAGACGTAAGAGTAAAAAATGGACTTGTCATTACTGGACCAAATACTGGCGGTAAAACCGTCTGCCTAAAAACGGTAGGACTTCTTTCCATCATGGCACAAGCCGGATTTTTAATTCCAGTAAAAGAAGGGAGCACTTTACGAATTTTCAAAAAATGGATGGTAGATATTGGTGATGAACAGAGTATAGAACAGAATCTCTCTACTTTTAGTGCCCATATAAAGAAAATTTCTGAAATCTTAAAAGAAGCTAATGAAAACTCACTGGTTTTACTTGATGAACTCGGAGCAGGAACAGATCCGATTGAAGGGTCTACACTCGCAGTAGGAATTCTTAAGTATTTAAAAGATAGAAAAGCAAAAGTTATTGCTACAACCCACTTTACGCCAGTAAAACTTTTTGCCTATAAAGATGATTACTACGACGTAGCTTCTGTAATGTTTGATGAGAAGACATTAAAACCTCTCTACAAACTTGCTTACGGAATAATAGGAAGGAGCTATGCACTTTTAATAGCAAAAAGGTTTGGAATTCCACAAGAAGTTATAGATACTGCAAGGTCCTTATTAACAAGCGAAGATAGGTTGGCTGAAGACATAATAGCAGCACTTGAAAAGGAATATCAGAAACTTTCTGAAGAAAGAAAAGAAGTTGAAAAAATAAAAGAAACCCTCAAGAAGAAAGAGGAAGAGCTTCAAGAAAAAGAAAAATTTTTGCGACAAAAATATGCAAAAGAAATAGAAAAGTTTATAGAAGAGCTTAAAGAAAAAAGTGATGAGATTTTAAAGAAAGAAGCTTCTAAAGCCAAGCAAGAGATTAAACAAATAGTAATAACTGCAAGAAATAGAGCTGAAGCTTTAAAGGAAATTCCAAAGAAAAAAGAAAAAGAAATAAAGTGTGGAGATACTGTCAAAATTTTAAAGTCGGGAAGAAAAGGAAAAGTCCTAGAGATAGATAAAAACAAAAATCTTGCAAAAGTTTTAATAGGAAACTTGAAAGTTGATGTCAAACTTTCTCAATTGGAACTTGTAGAAGAAATAGTAAAAGAGGAAGATATTGTTAAAGTAAACGTTAAAAAACCCCAAAAGTTCTTCCCTGAGCTAAAACTTCTTGGATTGAGAGGAGAGGAAGCTTTAAGGAAAGTGGAAGAGTTTTTAGATAACGCCAATCTTGTTGGAATAAAGAGAGTAAAAATTGTTCACGGATATGGAACTGGAATACTAAAAAGACTTGTTAGAGAATACTTAAAGGAATCACCTTACGTTAAGAGCTTTAGACCTGGTAGTATAGAAGAGGGAGGAGACGGAGTAACGATAGTAGAACTTGTTTAG
- a CDS encoding nitrilase-related carbon-nitrogen hydrolase: MEGKSCKKNFKAFAIQFETVDGEFERNYSRFLTFLNFCEKGSLVVAPEVFLTGFYYKDLKSSARFSKKVVDELLNFSRGLELTIVYTVIEEVNGKFFNSIQVIDRGELVFSRPKVKLFTPTDEDKYFVSGSEKNLKVVETSIGVIAPIICFELRFCEIFLELSKLGAEIFTVSAQWGKARKEHWKILTSARAIETQCFLVASNGTGEMAGNSRVLDPWGRVLGEAGDGEGLIEGIINLNVIDQVRKKLPMGR, translated from the coding sequence ATGGAAGGAAAATCTTGCAAGAAAAACTTTAAAGCTTTTGCTATTCAATTTGAAACGGTAGACGGAGAATTTGAAAGAAACTACAGTAGATTTCTAACGTTTTTAAACTTTTGTGAGAAAGGTTCTCTCGTCGTTGCTCCTGAAGTTTTTCTTACAGGTTTCTATTACAAAGACTTAAAAAGTAGTGCAAGGTTTTCTAAAAAAGTTGTTGATGAGCTCTTAAACTTCTCAAGAGGTCTTGAATTAACAATCGTTTACACAGTAATAGAAGAAGTAAACGGAAAGTTTTTTAATTCCATACAGGTAATAGACAGAGGAGAACTTGTTTTTTCACGACCGAAAGTAAAGCTCTTTACTCCGACGGATGAAGATAAATATTTTGTATCTGGTAGTGAAAAAAATCTAAAAGTAGTAGAAACTTCCATTGGTGTAATAGCTCCTATAATATGTTTTGAATTAAGGTTTTGTGAAATTTTCTTAGAACTTTCGAAACTTGGCGCTGAGATTTTTACCGTTTCCGCACAATGGGGAAAGGCAAGAAAAGAGCATTGGAAAATTTTAACTTCTGCAAGAGCTATTGAAACCCAATGTTTCTTAGTTGCCTCAAATGGAACTGGTGAAATGGCAGGAAACTCAAGAGTCTTAGACCCATGGGGAAGAGTCTTAGGAGAAGCTGGAGATGGTGAAGGGCTAATAGAAGGAATTATAAATCTAAATGTAATTGATCAAGTAAGAAAAAAGCTACCTATGGGAAGGTAG
- a CDS encoding thioredoxin family protein, with translation MEIKLILFSSKRCSVCESLKPKLKEIAQKFNIPFSEVSLDENPEEVSKRLILSAPVVLLEMGGKEINRWAGVFSVAQIEEFLRRIL, from the coding sequence GTGGAGATTAAATTAATTCTCTTTTCTTCTAAAAGGTGTTCCGTTTGTGAATCCTTAAAACCTAAACTAAAAGAAATCGCACAAAAATTTAATATACCATTCTCTGAAGTCTCCTTAGATGAAAATCCAGAAGAAGTTTCTAAAAGACTCATTCTTTCAGCCCCAGTAGTTCTTTTAGAGATGGGAGGAAAAGAGATAAACAGATGGGCAGGAGTTTTTTCAGTAGCTCAAATTGAAGAGTTTTTAAGGAGGATTCTTTGA